The Candidatus Binataceae bacterium genome includes the window CAACTACCTGGCGCTCCATCGCTTCCTGTATCGGGTCACTCGCGTGTGGCGCTATTGGCTCAGTCGCCGCTCGCAGCGGGCCTCCATCTCGTGGGACAAAATGGTCAGCTTGCTGCAGCATTACCCGTTGCCGCAGCCGCGCATCCGTTCTGCCCCGGTCACGTAGCGAAACCGTGCGCTGAGGAGCCGGAGCCTCGGGGAGTGATCCCCGAGGCGACCCGACCCCCAACCGGATACTGCGTGAGATCACTGGATGGCACTCGTTCGAGTTCATCTGGATTCACGGACTCGTTCTCTCCCAGGGTCTTCGTTGATCTTGGTTAGTATCGAGTGACATGAACTAGTTTCGACGTTTCGGAGCGGGAATAGAATTCGTAATCAGCAGGTCGTCGGTTCGAATCCGACGGGTGGCTCCAAAAAACCAAATAATCGCTGTGAATTCTGAGCACATCCTGAAGGCCACCCCGTCGAACTGTCCGGATTGTCCGAGTTTGTCAAGTTTCAAGCCTGAAACATTCAGAAGCGCGCGGTCTCTGATACGATCTGAAAGACTCACTCAGTGGACTCGCAAGCGAACGCACGCCGCGAAAGCAGATCGGGCCGCTGGTTTTAGTCCTGATGGCACACGCACTACGCTGCCTGATCGAATCCCAATCGTAAGCTTCCGGATTGATCAAGCCGCGGTGGTGCGAGCGATGTTCCGGCGCCTCGGCTGATTATCCGGCACCGGCAGACCGCGACCTTTAAGCGCCGGACCGGGCCGAGCGCTCATCTCGCGTGCATCTATTTTCGATTTGCAGCACGGGCAGATGAGTTCCGGGGTAATCGCGTGGCCGCATGGCCGATGGATCAGCTGCACTGGCGCTCCCGCGCGTCCCGCCATCCAGCGATCGCCCCACCGGGTCATGGTGGCCATCAGCGGATAGAGATCGAGCCCTTTTTCCGTAAGCCGATACTCGAATCGAGGCGGGCGCTTTTCGTAGGCGACGCGGCGGAGGATTCCATCGAGCACCAGTTTGCGCAGGCGGTCAGACAGACGATGGGTTGTCAGCTGCAAATCCTGCTGGATCGCATCGAACCTGCGGATGCCGAGGAACACGTCGCGTATGATCAGCATCGTCCAGCGGTCGCCGACCACCGACAGCGTTCGGGCGACCGAGCAAGTCATGGTGTCGATTTGTTTCCAGCGCATCTGTCCCTAAGCGTTTTGCAGCCCCAGATACAATACTAAGTTCCAAAGTAGAAGTTAGTCAACATCGTTTCCGGCGGATGCAGGAAAAATCTTTCATACCGGGCCGATCGGCTCGAGAACCACCACCGGAATCTGCCGCGAACTGATTCGCTTCTGGTAGTCGTCGTAGGGTGGATACATCTCCGCCATCTTCTTCCAGCCGCGCGTTCGTTCATCGCCGCTCGCCGTTCGTGCTCGGGCACGCATACGCTTCGAGCCGACTCGGATCTCGCGCTCGGATTCGCCCTCAGATTCACGTACCAGCCCGAATGCGTCGGCGCGCCGCCCTTCGAACCGATGACGACGCACTTCCCATCCATCTCCTGGTAGAGGAGGCGCAGCGGCCGCAGCTTCCCGCTATTCGCGCCGCGCGCGATCAGGAGCAGTGTCGGCAGCGGCCCAGGTCCGCCGCCGATGGTCGAGTCCGACATGCGGGCTTTGTCGGGATCGGAGAGATAGAGCTCCACGTGATCCTTGATCCACTTCGGCATTGCTTTCGGCAACTTCTCGAACTCTTCTTTCTCGCTCATGATGATCTCCGTTCTTATTCGAGATCAAATGTTTAGTTCTCCCTAGCTATCGATCACTTCGCGGTCGCCCGCTCGATCTTTTCCATGTACGGGACAACGTCGGGAGCGAAAGCTGGATGCTTCGATAGTCTAGCGAAGTGAGCAATAGCATGTGGAAATAGCTGATCGAGTTTCTCACTCAGAATCGGCTCCAGTCCTCGCGTCTTCAGATCTCGTGCACGCGGCTTCTCGTTGTTGAACAGCGCGAACTCGGCCACGAAGCACACGTCGGCCAGGGTCAGGCGATCGCCTACGATGAACTTCCGACCCTTCGATAATGCGCCATCGATTCCGTTCATATAGGTCGCGAAGGCATCGCGGGTTGGACCATAAATCTCCTCGGACAAGGATCCGCTGCCAAGCGCCAGCAAATAGATCTGTGAATCTCGCGCGAATACGAGACTCGCATCGAGAAAGCTGTCGATGCGTGAGGCTTCGTATGGATCTTTTCCATATAGGCCGAGCTTGTCGCCAGCCAGTCTCGCGACTGCGCGCATGATGCTGTTGGATTCGAAGATTCCGACTTTGCCATCGGGGCTGAATGCGGCCGGGACGGTGCCAAACGGATGGGCTTCGAGAAAGGCGGCGGTCTTATGGAGTTTACCCTGGAACCCGGCGTGACCGCGCACCTCGCTCGCTTCCGTACCCTCCGCTGCCGATAGCGGACGCGCATCAAAATCCCATAGCCACGACTGAAGCTCTTTGGGCGCGGCTCCGCGCACATCGAGATCGACGCCGGCCAGTCTGGCCACGATGGTTGCCTTCCAGATTCTCGGATTCGGCAGGTAGGAAAAAATTCGCAGCTGACTCATATGGTTCACCACGTTTCCCGG containing:
- a CDS encoding helix-turn-helix domain-containing protein, with the protein product MRWKQIDTMTCSVARTLSVVGDRWTMLIIRDVFLGIRRFDAIQQDLQLTTHRLSDRLRKLVLDGILRRVAYEKRPPRFEYRLTEKGLDLYPLMATMTRWGDRWMAGRAGAPVQLIHRPCGHAITPELICPCCKSKIDAREMSARPGPALKGRGLPVPDNQPRRRNIARTTAA
- a CDS encoding glutathione S-transferase family protein; amino-acid sequence: MSQLRIFSYLPNPRIWKATIVARLAGVDLDVRGAAPKELQSWLWDFDARPLSAAEGTEASEVRGHAGFQGKLHKTAAFLEAHPFGTVPAAFSPDGKVGIFESNSIMRAVARLAGDKLGLYGKDPYEASRIDSFLDASLVFARDSQIYLLALGSGSLSEEIYGPTRDAFATYMNGIDGALSKGRKFIVGDRLTLADVCFVAEFALFNNEKPRARDLKTRGLEPILSEKLDQLFPHAIAHFARLSKHPAFAPDVVPYMEKIERATAK
- a CDS encoding nitroreductase/quinone reductase family protein, with product MSEKEEFEKLPKAMPKWIKDHVELYLSDPDKARMSDSTIGGGPGPLPTLLLIARGANSGKLRPLRLLYQEMDGKCVVIGSKGGAPTHSGWYVNLRANPSARSESARSVCVPEHERRAAMNERAAGRRWRRCIHPTTTTRSESVRGRFRWWFSSRSARYERFFLHPPETMLTNFYFGT